A single region of the Amphiura filiformis chromosome 7, Afil_fr2py, whole genome shotgun sequence genome encodes:
- the LOC140157813 gene encoding thyrotropin-releasing hormone receptor-like, whose protein sequence is MESYSNSSVDALCKEGIFRNESTLSEEEAIEKYFVSTRDRYIITVFYPILLTFGLFGNLAFLAVVAKIPSMRTLTNAYLANLAICDTVYIISQGNDVLGDYLRYAPLDNKSHDTNLSCIMRTAGLYVSLFTSVCLLLTMTTERFLGICRPLQHRFIATKERTVKLIILCWIMGVLYSGLVVPRWGKVTIVCVLWPNTDRFSDLPSKLSFFCSPIHPFFAKVSLIAQACPFVIATIFNTIMFSRIIKKLHERISGDDAAGGFDQNAMKSRNNVARLLIVTNVVFFLCLSPYFFLCINISVLELSDYRIGISMPYSQLLTLFWFARGLTVLNATTNPVIYSLTNPRYRQAFLQLFGKSYKSTGQRKSRESTIGTASMSVSKM, encoded by the coding sequence ATGGAATCATACAGTAATTCATCCGTCGACGCCTTATGCAAGGAAGGAATTTTCAGGAATGAGAGTACTCTTTCAGAAGAAGAGGCCATTGAGAAATATTTCGTTTCTACTAGGGACCGTTACATTATCACCGTGTTTTACCCCATCCTGTTAACGTTCGGACTGTTCGGTAATCTAGCCTTTTTAGCTGTGGTAGCTAAGATACCTTCAATGCGTACATTGACCAACGCGTATCTTGCCAATTTAGCAATATGTGATACGGTGTACATAATCTCACAGGGTAATGATGTTCTTGGAGATTACCTTCGATATGCCCCATTAGATAATAAGTCACATGACACCAATTTGTCTTGCATAATGAGAACTGCAGGCCTTTATGTATCCCTTTTTACATCGGTTTGTTTACTTCTTACCATGACGACAGAAAGGTTCCTAGGAATCTGCAGACCTCTTCAACACCGCTTCATCGCTACCAAAGAACGCACAGTGAAGCTGATCATCCTGTGCTGGATTATGGGGGTCCTCTACTCTGGGCTTGTTGTACCCAGATGGGGCAAAGTGACAATTGTTTGCGTTTTGTGGCCAAATACAGATCGCTTTTCGGATCTACCCTCCAAATTAAGTTTTTTCTGCTCCCCTATACACCCCTTCTTCGCCAAAGTCTCACTCATAGCTCAGGCATGTCCCTTCGTTATTGCAACAATCTTCAATACCATAATGTTCAGTCGAATTATCAAGAAGTTACACGAAAGAATCTCCGGCGATGATGCAGCTGGTGGCTTTGACCAAAACGCTATGAAGTCGCGTAATAACGTTGCAAGGTTGCTTATTGTTACCAATGTGGTATTCTTCCTGTGCTTGTCTCCGTATTTTTTCCTTTGTATTAATATCTCCGTCTTAGAACTTAGCGACTATCGCATTGGAATCTCTATGCCATACAGTCAGCTCTTAACTTTGTTTTGGTTTGCCCGTGGCTTGACGGTTTTAAACGCGACTACCAATCCTGTCATCTACAGCCTTACCAATCCTAGATACCGCCAGGCGTTTTTACAGTTATTTGGCAAAAGCTACAAGTCAACAGGTCAGAGGAAAAGCAGGGAAAGTACAATAGGTACAGCATCTATGTCAGTATCAAAAATGTAG